Proteins encoded within one genomic window of Granulicella pectinivorans:
- a CDS encoding DUF4199 domain-containing protein, producing the protein MKKTILTFGLISGVISSAMMVGTLPFLEKIGNAGYVIGYTSIVLSFLLVYFGIRSYRETNGEGYITFARGFGVGISITLISCIFYVVTWEIIYFKFMPHMMDQYGAGAIEKLRASGASAAAIQKQVEAAQHFREMYKNPFYNAAMTFIEPFPVGLVITLLSAAILRRTAKTPATLPATS; encoded by the coding sequence ATGAAAAAGACCATCCTCACCTTCGGCCTCATCTCCGGCGTCATCTCCTCAGCCATGATGGTCGGCACCCTGCCGTTCCTCGAGAAGATCGGCAACGCCGGCTACGTCATCGGCTACACCTCCATTGTTTTGTCGTTCCTTCTGGTCTACTTCGGCATCCGCTCCTACCGCGAGACCAACGGTGAGGGCTACATTACCTTCGCCCGGGGCTTCGGCGTCGGTATCTCCATCACCCTGATCTCCTGCATCTTCTACGTTGTCACCTGGGAGATCATCTACTTCAAGTTCATGCCGCACATGATGGACCAGTACGGAGCCGGGGCCATCGAGAAGCTGCGCGCCTCCGGAGCGAGCGCCGCCGCCATCCAGAAACAGGTCGAAGCGGCACAGCACTTCAGGGAAATGTACAAAAACCCCTTTTACAACGCCGCCATGACCTTTATTGAGCCGTTTCCCGTCGGTCTGGTGATCACCCTGCTCTCCGCCGCCATCCTGCGGAGAACGGCGAAAACGCCGGCAACTCTACCCGCCACATCCTGA
- a CDS encoding 30S ribosomal protein S1, with amino-acid sequence MVDDHNPDYTESKPLNTELETITPESTAENAELSNESTPTTHAVVDAPVAVAAPAETPVEVQASADASAEDDEPDYDAADFAAALANFDREQAAESAAAQSMTAEEVVVTGTVVKITDKHVVVDIGLKSEGLIPLEQVLDAEQKPKFAVGDSVEVVVEREEAEGGYLVSYEKALRHKVWDKLEQAANDKVPVKGMVLSRVKGGLTVDIGIKAFLPGSQVEVRPVRNLDGYIGTEIEVRVIKLNKKRGNVVISRKELLEEDQNAKKAVTLSTLEEGSVLTGTVKNLTDYGAFVDMGGLDGLLHITDMSWGRLTHPRDLVNVGDEIQVKVLKFDKDKQRVSLGFKQLTPDPWLDATERYPIGAQVRGRVLSVTDYGAFVELEQGIEGLVHVSEMTWSKRMKHPSKMVKPGDEVDTIILSVNPNDRRISLGMKQLQENPWEQLEEKYPTGAIIEGRVRNLTDFGAFIEIEDGIDGLVHVSNLSWTKRIKHPSEVLKKGEKVRAIVLGVEPENRRLSLGVKQLQPDVWDTFFAQHRIGDVIKGKVLRTAQFGAFIEIAEGVEGLCHVSEAVDATGQPVKMDVDSEHEFKIVKMNQEEKKVGLSIRAVGEEASRAEVESYKEREHTGGSSKSSSSSSSSSSSSTTLGDLINWKRSENQ; translated from the coding sequence ATGGTAGACGACCATAATCCCGATTACACCGAGAGCAAACCCCTGAACACCGAACTGGAAACCATCACGCCTGAGTCGACAGCGGAGAACGCCGAACTGTCCAACGAATCCACCCCAACCACCCACGCCGTCGTGGACGCACCCGTCGCTGTCGCCGCACCCGCGGAAACACCGGTCGAAGTGCAGGCCTCAGCCGATGCCTCTGCTGAAGATGACGAGCCCGATTACGACGCAGCCGACTTCGCCGCGGCGCTTGCGAACTTCGACCGCGAACAGGCGGCCGAGAGCGCAGCAGCCCAGTCGATGACCGCAGAAGAAGTCGTCGTCACCGGCACCGTCGTCAAGATCACCGACAAGCACGTCGTGGTCGACATCGGCCTCAAGAGCGAGGGCCTCATTCCTCTCGAGCAGGTACTCGATGCCGAGCAGAAGCCCAAGTTCGCCGTCGGCGATTCCGTGGAAGTGGTTGTAGAGCGCGAAGAGGCCGAGGGCGGTTACCTCGTCAGCTACGAAAAGGCTCTGCGGCACAAGGTCTGGGACAAGCTGGAGCAGGCCGCGAACGACAAGGTGCCCGTCAAGGGCATGGTCCTCTCGCGCGTCAAGGGCGGTCTCACCGTCGACATCGGCATCAAGGCATTCCTGCCCGGTTCGCAGGTTGAGGTGCGTCCCGTACGTAACCTCGACGGCTACATCGGCACCGAGATCGAAGTCCGCGTCATCAAGCTCAACAAAAAGCGCGGCAACGTCGTCATCTCCCGCAAGGAGCTGCTCGAGGAAGACCAGAACGCCAAGAAGGCCGTCACCCTTTCGACACTCGAAGAGGGTTCGGTCCTGACCGGAACGGTCAAGAACCTCACCGACTACGGCGCATTCGTCGATATGGGCGGCCTCGATGGCCTGCTCCACATCACCGACATGAGCTGGGGCCGTCTCACCCACCCCCGCGACCTCGTCAACGTAGGCGACGAGATCCAGGTCAAGGTGCTCAAGTTCGACAAGGATAAGCAGCGCGTTTCGCTCGGCTTCAAGCAGCTCACGCCTGACCCATGGCTCGACGCCACCGAGCGTTACCCGATCGGTGCGCAGGTTCGCGGTCGCGTTCTGTCGGTTACCGACTACGGCGCGTTCGTGGAGCTCGAGCAGGGAATCGAAGGTCTCGTTCACGTCTCCGAGATGACCTGGTCTAAGCGGATGAAGCATCCGTCGAAGATGGTCAAGCCCGGCGATGAGGTCGACACCATCATCCTCTCGGTCAACCCGAACGACCGCCGCATCTCCCTCGGCATGAAGCAGCTCCAGGAAAACCCCTGGGAGCAGCTCGAAGAGAAGTACCCCACGGGTGCCATCATCGAGGGCCGCGTACGCAACCTCACCGACTTCGGCGCCTTCATCGAGATCGAAGACGGCATCGACGGCCTGGTTCACGTCTCCAACCTCTCCTGGACCAAGCGCATCAAGCACCCCTCGGAAGTTCTCAAGAAGGGTGAGAAGGTCCGCGCGATCGTCCTCGGAGTCGAGCCTGAAAACCGCCGCCTGTCGCTTGGCGTCAAACAGCTTCAGCCCGATGTCTGGGATACGTTCTTCGCCCAGCACCGCATCGGCGACGTCATCAAGGGTAAGGTTCTGCGCACCGCGCAGTTCGGCGCCTTCATTGAGATCGCCGAAGGAGTCGAGGGCCTTTGCCACGTCTCCGAGGCTGTCGATGCGACCGGCCAGCCCGTCAAGATGGATGTGGACTCGGAGCACGAGTTCAAGATCGTCAAGATGAACCAGGAAGAGAAGAAGGTCGGTCTGTCCATTCGCGCTGTCGGCGAAGAAGCCAGCCGCGCCGAGGTCGAGAGCTACAAGGAGCGCGAGCACACCGGCGGCAGCAGCAAGTCGTCCAGCTCTTCCTCCTCCAGCTCCTCCAGCAGCACCACGCTGGGCGACCTGATCAACTGGAAGCGCTCCGAGAATCAGTAA
- the infC gene encoding translation initiation factor IF-3, whose amino-acid sequence MQPTHGLPVNRLWRRPIPPIDKRSAKSFIRTNERIRAREVRVIDENGDQLGVMAPFEALKMARERQLDLVEISPNAVPPVCKIQDYGKFLYEKDKSDRAARKKQKVIVIKEVKFSVTVDEHDYQTKKNQAVRFLGEGDKVKASLRFKGRQMAHRDLGYKIINRLILDIGEAGIVEFMPRMEGTTLHAIIAPSKKAEQQAAAAAIAPKKPAPAPVAVAPAPAAEPAS is encoded by the coding sequence ATTCAACCAACGCACGGTCTGCCCGTAAACAGGCTGTGGAGGCGACCTATTCCCCCGATCGATAAACGCTCCGCAAAGTCTTTCATCCGCACCAACGAACGCATTCGCGCACGCGAAGTCCGCGTCATTGACGAAAACGGCGATCAGCTTGGCGTCATGGCTCCCTTTGAAGCCCTGAAGATGGCCCGTGAACGCCAACTCGACCTCGTCGAGATCTCGCCCAATGCCGTTCCCCCCGTCTGCAAAATTCAGGACTATGGCAAGTTCCTTTACGAGAAGGACAAGTCCGATCGCGCCGCGCGCAAGAAGCAGAAGGTCATCGTCATCAAGGAAGTCAAGTTCTCCGTCACGGTGGATGAGCATGACTACCAGACCAAAAAGAACCAGGCCGTCCGCTTCCTGGGCGAAGGCGACAAGGTCAAGGCCTCGCTTCGCTTCAAAGGCCGCCAGATGGCGCATCGTGACCTCGGTTACAAGATCATCAACCGTCTGATCCTCGATATCGGCGAAGCCGGCATCGTCGAGTTCATGCCCCGCATGGAAGGCACGACGCTCCACGCCATCATTGCTCCGTCGAAGAAGGCCGAGCAGCAGGCTGCGGCAGCGGCTATTGCCCCGAAGAAGCCCGCTCCGGCACCGGTAGCAGTGGCTCCGGCACCTGCCGCCGAACCAGCCAGCTAA
- a CDS encoding response regulator, whose amino-acid sequence MIIAENKFPKEQGEVGPGGVRVKQRRILLVDDEIAVLLTLKAVLEISGFDVDTAASAKEGKSKILKREYDMIITDMRMESDASGIEVIKAARTAKYHPAVALLTAFPLSDEDSDAAGADKMLIKPMQTRILLQKIEKLLVTHQAKLSQAPASVASAVQSAPVTAKTAKKAVKKAVVKTVVKKAAVKKVTAKKVAAKKAPAEKAKR is encoded by the coding sequence ATGATCATTGCCGAGAACAAATTTCCGAAGGAACAAGGCGAGGTTGGGCCTGGAGGTGTGCGGGTGAAGCAACGAAGGATTCTGCTGGTCGACGATGAGATTGCCGTTCTACTGACGTTGAAGGCTGTGCTGGAGATCAGCGGCTTTGACGTGGATACGGCCGCCTCGGCCAAGGAGGGCAAGTCGAAGATTCTGAAGCGCGAGTACGACATGATCATTACTGATATGCGGATGGAGAGCGACGCCTCCGGCATCGAAGTGATCAAGGCGGCCCGCACGGCAAAGTACCATCCCGCAGTTGCTCTTTTGACGGCTTTTCCGCTGTCGGATGAAGATTCGGACGCAGCCGGCGCGGACAAGATGTTGATCAAGCCGATGCAGACGAGGATCTTGCTCCAGAAGATTGAGAAGCTCCTTGTCACGCATCAGGCGAAGCTGTCCCAGGCACCGGCCTCGGTCGCTTCGGCGGTCCAGTCCGCTCCAGTTACCGCGAAGACGGCCAAGAAAGCTGTCAAGAAGGCGGTGGTTAAGACCGTCGTCAAGAAGGCCGCAGTGAAGAAAGTAACAGCGAAGAAAGTAGCCGCGAAGAAGGCTCCAGCCGAGAAGGCCAAGCGCTAA
- a CDS encoding EAL domain-containing protein, whose translation MKRVAAIQPEIQAIPRKPQSGRVHAADSVAEQNARSCALLVEAIQDIGLFMLDSTGRVLTWNTGAERISGYTPSDILGQSFEVLLPIPLDPANPGPLPLQTAASTGRYEAQGWSLRKDGSRFWAMVLLSPIYVSAQLEGFAVVTRDLTHRMESNEALSRSEIALQKERDRLQVTLEAIGDGVISTDTEGRILFLNAVASSLTGWSLEEARGLPIRHVFHLVPAGDGISELNAAEACLATRTPYPLRDGGRLLSRNGQEHVIQDSAAPILDRNGELTGAVLVFQDVTHVRQVQTELRHQTLHDALTGLPNRKQLENKLHDAIEDSEVRGTEHVLCFLDLDRFKIINDTAGHSVGDMFLRAATEAIRRGVRETDLVARLGGDEFAILLLDCRLEEAAPILTRVAEAVAAIRFQWEGHLYQVTVSIGVAGITQRSGSSSHVMKQADVACYSAKRAGRNRVMLYRPDQAGGEENHRELHMAAEIGEALAQNRFTLYAQKIVPTKPGGKEYCEILVRMIDRDGGHIPPGDFIPAAERYDLMVEVDRWVMQEIFTNLAPDILRHPCLTVSLNLSAQSLNDPKFLPFFLDLLKRSGIPGSRLILEITETAIVNNLSIASTIVEQLRAYGCRVALDDFGTGLSSFGYLRTFRVDLIKIEGSFVRNMLSNPVDLTIVRSINQIAHELKILTVAEFVEDEATIQMLEKLGVDFGQGYALGRPEPMLTMLESLPYD comes from the coding sequence GTGAAGCGAGTTGCCGCCATCCAGCCTGAAATTCAGGCTATTCCGAGAAAGCCCCAGAGCGGTCGCGTCCACGCGGCTGACTCCGTCGCAGAGCAGAACGCTCGCTCGTGCGCGCTGCTTGTCGAGGCGATTCAGGATATCGGTTTGTTCATGCTCGATTCGACAGGCCGCGTGCTGACGTGGAACACGGGCGCTGAACGGATCAGCGGTTACACCCCCTCGGACATCCTCGGACAGAGCTTCGAGGTGCTTCTGCCGATCCCGCTCGACCCTGCCAATCCTGGTCCGCTGCCTTTGCAGACCGCGGCCAGCACGGGCCGGTATGAGGCTCAGGGCTGGAGCCTGCGCAAGGATGGGAGCCGCTTCTGGGCGATGGTCCTGCTCTCGCCGATCTATGTCAGTGCTCAACTTGAAGGATTCGCGGTTGTCACGCGGGACCTGACGCATCGGATGGAAAGCAACGAGGCGCTGAGCCGCTCTGAAATAGCGCTGCAAAAGGAGCGCGACCGGCTCCAGGTGACGCTCGAGGCCATCGGCGACGGGGTCATCTCGACCGACACCGAGGGTCGGATCCTCTTCCTGAACGCCGTGGCCTCGTCCTTAACGGGGTGGAGCCTGGAAGAGGCGCGAGGATTGCCCATCCGGCATGTCTTTCACCTGGTCCCCGCGGGCGACGGCATCAGCGAGCTGAACGCTGCGGAGGCTTGCCTGGCCACGCGCACGCCTTACCCGCTGCGCGATGGCGGACGGCTGCTCTCACGCAACGGGCAGGAGCATGTGATTCAGGACTCCGCCGCGCCGATCCTGGACCGCAATGGCGAATTGACCGGGGCCGTGCTGGTGTTTCAGGACGTGACGCATGTGCGGCAGGTGCAGACGGAGCTTCGGCACCAGACGCTGCACGATGCTCTGACCGGCCTGCCGAACCGCAAGCAGCTCGAAAACAAGCTGCACGATGCGATTGAAGACTCCGAGGTACGTGGCACGGAGCACGTGCTTTGCTTTCTGGATCTGGATCGTTTCAAGATCATCAACGATACGGCCGGTCACTCCGTCGGCGACATGTTCCTGCGGGCCGCGACTGAGGCCATCCGGCGCGGGGTACGCGAGACGGACCTCGTGGCCCGCCTCGGAGGCGACGAATTCGCGATTCTGCTCCTGGACTGCCGACTGGAAGAGGCCGCGCCGATCCTGACCCGGGTCGCCGAGGCCGTCGCCGCCATCCGCTTCCAGTGGGAGGGTCATCTTTATCAGGTTACGGTCAGCATCGGGGTAGCGGGCATTACGCAACGTTCGGGATCTTCCTCGCATGTGATGAAGCAGGCTGACGTTGCGTGCTACTCGGCCAAGCGGGCAGGACGCAACCGCGTGATGCTCTACCGGCCCGACCAGGCGGGCGGCGAGGAAAACCATCGCGAGCTGCATATGGCAGCCGAGATCGGCGAGGCGCTCGCGCAGAACCGGTTTACGCTCTATGCGCAGAAGATCGTTCCCACCAAGCCGGGCGGGAAGGAGTATTGCGAGATCCTGGTACGCATGATCGACCGGGACGGCGGACACATTCCTCCGGGCGACTTCATCCCGGCTGCCGAGCGCTACGACCTGATGGTCGAGGTCGACCGCTGGGTGATGCAGGAGATCTTCACCAATCTCGCCCCGGACATTCTGCGGCATCCATGCCTGACGGTGAGCCTGAACCTCTCCGCGCAATCCCTGAACGACCCGAAGTTTCTGCCGTTCTTCCTCGACCTGCTGAAGCGCTCCGGGATTCCGGGTTCGCGGCTGATTCTCGAGATCACGGAGACCGCGATTGTCAACAATCTCTCGATCGCCAGCACCATCGTGGAGCAGCTCCGCGCCTACGGGTGCCGGGTTGCCCTGGACGACTTCGGGACCGGCCTGAGTTCGTTCGGCTACCTGCGGACCTTTCGCGTGGACCTGATCAAGATTGAGGGGAGCTTCGTGCGCAACATGCTCTCGAACCCGGTGGACCTGACGATCGTGCGGTCGATCAACCAGATTGCCCACGAGCTCAAGATCTTGACGGTCGCCGAGTTCGTCGAAGACGAGGCAACGATCCAGATGCTGGAGAAGTTGGGCGTGGACTTTGGCCAGGGATATGCACTGGGCCGTCCGGAGCCCATGCTGACCATGCTGGAATCGCTTCCATACGACTGA
- the bcsA gene encoding UDP-forming cellulose synthase catalytic subunit: MTSFSDTQTFPQRVFRFVVTCVALFLLFQFVSLYLSWPKQIVVGGISVFLVLVLNRSSTSRVVTVALMLISLAATLRYGWWRVNLIVQYFSDETNHRITIDAVLMLVLLSAEAYTIFIMILGFMQTVAPLERRPIPLPIDETKWPHVDVLIPTYNEPLSLVRYTALAAINMDYPPRKLHVAILDDGTREDFREFCEEAGIGYVTRAKHNHAKAGNINHALETMDSPLVTIFDCDHVPTRSFLQVTVGWFLADENLAMLQTPHFFYSADPFERNLQQYKTIPNEGELFYGVIQDGNDLWDATFFCGSCAVIRRAALDEVGGIAVETVTEDAHTSLKMQKKGWGTAYINLPQAAGLATETLSAHVGQRIRWARGMIQIFRTDNPLFATGMKFTQRLCYFNAMLHFLYAVPRLVFLCAPLVYMLGGRTIIPGYWVAILAYAMPHLVISSITNSRVQGKHRHSFWNEIYETVLAPYILMPTLLALINPKLGKFNVTDKGSTLAETRFDHHIAAPTTWLLGLNLIGICVVPYRLLVTDPQHPGTVLSNLVWILFNMVILGVAAAVANEQQQRRTAVRIMAKIVIRMRQDGMAPVDTVTTDISVGGASVIVPEGVTFEKGTRFRVSFPAQTHAREIGGRVAGQYGQKLRLRFETPTIVEQETLTRAIYSRADSWITSRGNIEADRPLVSLGRVIRLSFTGFGGVLRGLLPRRKAVVGVLAALALLSAASQAQTPVDASSATVAVEIPRVTEAEATDRITLKDMGVQSALELHGPHSYASLGFVLSNSRVPRRAQINLAYHFNSLVLPKTASIRVLMNGTPIGVIQAPDQAMGRGDFAIASMGVPSDLLIRNNDLTFEFTGGTALQLDPQTKATVLAAIGASSTLLVVGDRIPVRRDLSLLPLPLFDPDLQTTTTIPFCFLSAPTPKMLEAAGIVASWFGVQQSAKPIHFSVSIGTVPAGDVIVFSNHGASLPPAMQVPQGGASMSLKPNPTDPTGSVLALVGDDDDQLLHVAQSLALMTVSHAQGGDNVAAAGDTVRIGDFAMPAPRKPDDAPRWLMTDRLKTLFADRQASMTSNGSQPLPVYFRLPPDLFYGENQNLNLKLSYRYNALAVAQGSALRLYVNGVLVTETPLAPGKGSTDRTRAILLPVETLRPFGNTMTMNFDFVPANPNETGQNPARALRGDILRDSALDIRGLTHWAAMPNLELFANAGFPFTRLADLADTTVVMPANPTPREIALLLYLMSHFGTQTGYPSLRVQVAGPDAALVNGRDYLILGSVGDQPAFGQLEGSLPVTFDATGVHVNQALFGRLNGFLRSLQGLPVWQKLNGAQNDLPSNDEGTPDLMIEGTESPAGPGRSMVLIVLRNDEVVDRFAEVFQDRSQSSDISQSVSLLRKTSFTSYGVPTPGYHVGYISWYALMRIWMAEHFWVLLFTMLLLCLLMGRWIQEFLVYLASVRLEAAGKRLV, encoded by the coding sequence GTGACCTCCTTTTCCGATACACAGACATTCCCGCAGCGGGTCTTCCGATTCGTCGTCACCTGTGTGGCGCTTTTTCTCCTGTTTCAGTTCGTCAGCCTCTATCTCAGTTGGCCGAAGCAGATCGTGGTCGGCGGTATCAGCGTATTCCTGGTGCTTGTGCTGAACCGCAGTTCCACGTCCCGCGTCGTGACGGTCGCGCTCATGCTGATCTCCCTGGCCGCCACGCTGCGCTACGGCTGGTGGCGCGTCAACCTCATCGTGCAGTACTTCTCCGATGAGACCAACCACCGCATCACCATCGACGCGGTGCTGATGCTTGTGCTGCTCTCGGCCGAGGCCTACACCATCTTCATCATGATCCTCGGCTTCATGCAGACCGTCGCTCCGCTGGAGCGCAGGCCGATCCCGCTGCCGATCGACGAGACCAAGTGGCCCCATGTCGACGTGCTCATCCCCACCTACAACGAGCCTTTGTCGCTGGTGCGCTACACGGCCCTGGCGGCCATCAACATGGACTACCCGCCGCGCAAGCTGCATGTGGCGATCCTCGACGACGGCACCCGCGAAGACTTTCGGGAGTTCTGTGAAGAGGCCGGCATCGGCTACGTCACGCGCGCGAAGCACAATCACGCCAAAGCCGGCAACATCAACCACGCGCTCGAAACCATGGATTCGCCCCTGGTCACCATCTTCGACTGCGACCACGTCCCCACCCGCAGCTTCCTTCAGGTCACCGTCGGCTGGTTCCTCGCCGACGAGAACCTCGCCATGCTGCAGACGCCGCACTTCTTCTACTCGGCCGATCCCTTCGAGCGCAATCTTCAGCAGTACAAGACCATTCCCAACGAGGGCGAGCTCTTCTACGGCGTCATTCAGGATGGCAACGATCTCTGGGACGCGACCTTCTTCTGCGGCTCCTGCGCGGTCATCCGGCGCGCGGCGTTGGACGAAGTGGGCGGCATCGCCGTCGAAACGGTGACGGAAGACGCGCACACGTCGCTCAAGATGCAGAAGAAGGGCTGGGGCACAGCGTATATCAATTTGCCCCAGGCCGCCGGACTCGCCACGGAAACCCTGTCCGCGCACGTCGGCCAGCGCATCCGCTGGGCGCGCGGCATGATCCAGATCTTCCGCACCGACAACCCCCTGTTTGCCACCGGCATGAAGTTCACGCAGCGCCTCTGCTACTTCAACGCCATGCTGCACTTCCTGTATGCGGTGCCGCGCCTGGTGTTCCTGTGCGCGCCTCTCGTCTACATGCTTGGCGGACGTACCATCATCCCGGGCTACTGGGTGGCTATCCTCGCCTACGCCATGCCACACCTCGTCATCTCCAGCATCACCAACTCCCGTGTGCAGGGCAAACACAGGCACTCATTCTGGAACGAGATCTACGAGACCGTCCTCGCACCTTACATCCTCATGCCCACGCTGCTTGCGCTGATCAACCCCAAGCTCGGCAAGTTCAACGTCACCGACAAGGGAAGCACGCTGGCCGAGACGCGCTTCGACCACCACATCGCGGCCCCCACGACCTGGCTGCTTGGCCTGAACCTGATCGGCATCTGCGTCGTCCCCTACCGTCTGCTGGTCACCGATCCCCAACACCCCGGCACTGTGCTGAGCAACCTGGTCTGGATCCTCTTCAACATGGTTATCCTCGGCGTGGCCGCAGCCGTCGCCAACGAACAGCAGCAGAGGCGCACCGCAGTCCGCATCATGGCGAAGATCGTCATCCGCATGCGCCAGGACGGCATGGCCCCCGTCGACACCGTAACGACCGACATCTCCGTTGGTGGAGCATCGGTCATCGTGCCGGAGGGGGTGACCTTCGAGAAGGGCACGAGGTTCCGCGTCTCGTTCCCGGCGCAGACCCACGCCCGCGAGATCGGCGGACGTGTCGCCGGGCAGTACGGCCAAAAGCTGCGCCTGCGCTTTGAGACCCCCACCATCGTCGAACAGGAGACCCTCACCCGCGCGATCTACTCCCGCGCCGACTCCTGGATCACCTCACGCGGAAACATTGAAGCGGATCGTCCCCTGGTCAGCCTCGGCCGCGTCATCCGGCTCTCGTTCACCGGCTTCGGAGGCGTCCTGCGCGGCCTTTTGCCAAGGCGGAAAGCCGTGGTCGGCGTCCTGGCCGCGCTTGCCCTCCTCTCCGCCGCGTCGCAGGCACAAACCCCTGTGGACGCCTCATCCGCAACCGTTGCGGTGGAGATTCCCCGCGTCACCGAGGCCGAGGCCACCGACAGGATCACCCTCAAAGACATGGGCGTACAGAGCGCGCTGGAACTGCACGGCCCGCATTCATACGCGTCCTTGGGCTTTGTCCTCTCGAACTCCCGTGTTCCAAGACGTGCGCAGATCAATCTCGCCTACCACTTCAACTCGCTCGTCCTGCCGAAGACCGCCTCCATCCGCGTCCTCATGAACGGCACGCCCATCGGCGTCATCCAGGCTCCCGACCAGGCAATGGGCCGCGGCGACTTTGCCATCGCCTCCATGGGCGTTCCGTCGGACCTCCTCATCCGCAACAACGACCTCACCTTCGAGTTCACCGGAGGCACCGCGCTGCAGCTCGATCCGCAGACGAAAGCGACTGTGCTCGCCGCCATCGGCGCTTCGTCGACTCTCCTCGTCGTGGGCGATCGCATCCCCGTCCGCCGCGACCTGAGCCTGCTGCCTCTGCCGCTCTTCGATCCCGACCTCCAGACCACCACCACCATCCCGTTCTGTTTCCTGTCCGCGCCCACGCCGAAGATGCTTGAGGCGGCTGGCATCGTGGCCTCGTGGTTCGGCGTCCAGCAAAGCGCCAAGCCCATTCACTTCTCGGTCTCGATCGGCACCGTTCCCGCCGGCGATGTCATCGTCTTCTCCAACCACGGAGCGAGCCTCCCCCCCGCCATGCAGGTTCCGCAGGGCGGTGCCTCCATGAGCCTCAAGCCCAACCCCACAGACCCCACCGGAAGCGTCCTCGCCCTCGTCGGCGACGATGATGACCAGTTGCTGCATGTGGCCCAGAGTCTCGCGCTCATGACCGTCTCGCACGCTCAGGGCGGAGACAACGTCGCCGCCGCCGGCGATACCGTCCGCATCGGCGACTTCGCCATGCCTGCCCCGCGCAAACCCGATGACGCCCCGCGCTGGCTCATGACCGACCGCCTCAAGACGCTCTTCGCCGACCGTCAGGCCTCCATGACCTCGAACGGATCGCAGCCCCTGCCGGTCTACTTCCGCCTTCCTCCCGATCTCTTCTACGGCGAAAACCAGAACCTCAACCTCAAGCTCAGCTACCGCTATAACGCGCTCGCCGTCGCCCAGGGTTCCGCGCTCCGTCTCTACGTTAACGGCGTCCTCGTCACCGAGACGCCACTCGCTCCGGGCAAAGGCTCCACGGACAGGACCCGAGCCATCCTTCTGCCCGTCGAAACCCTTCGCCCCTTCGGCAACACCATGACGATGAACTTCGACTTCGTCCCCGCGAATCCGAACGAGACCGGCCAAAACCCGGCCCGGGCCCTGCGCGGCGATATCCTGCGCGACTCTGCACTCGACATCCGTGGTCTCACCCACTGGGCCGCCATGCCCAACCTCGAGCTCTTCGCCAACGCGGGCTTCCCCTTCACACGCCTCGCCGACCTCGCCGATACCACCGTCGTCATGCCGGCGAACCCGACCCCCAGGGAGATCGCCCTGCTCCTCTATCTCATGAGCCACTTCGGCACGCAGACCGGCTATCCCTCCCTACGCGTGCAGGTCGCCGGGCCAGATGCTGCCCTCGTCAACGGGCGCGACTATCTCATCCTCGGCAGCGTGGGCGATCAGCCCGCCTTCGGACAGTTGGAAGGCTCGCTGCCCGTCACCTTCGACGCCACTGGCGTGCATGTGAACCAGGCCCTCTTCGGACGACTCAACGGCTTTCTCCGTTCGCTGCAAGGCTTGCCCGTATGGCAGAAGCTGAATGGCGCGCAGAACGATCTGCCCTCCAACGACGAGGGCACGCCGGACCTGATGATCGAAGGAACGGAGTCGCCCGCCGGCCCCGGTCGTTCCATGGTCCTCATCGTTCTCCGCAACGACGAGGTCGTCGATCGCTTCGCCGAGGTCTTCCAGGACCGCTCCCAGTCCAGCGATATCTCGCAGAGCGTCAGTCTTCTACGCAAGACATCCTTTACCTCTTACGGAGTCCCGACCCCCGGCTATCACGTCGGGTACATCTCCTGGTACGCTCTCATGCGCATCTGGATGGCCGAGCACTTCTGGGTGCTTCTCTTCACCATGCTTCTTCTCTGCCTGCTCATGGGCCGCTGGATCCAGGAGTTCCTCGTCTACCTCGCCTCCGTCCGGTTGGAGGCAGCAGGGAAGCGGCTGGTCTAG